Proteins encoded by one window of Prunus dulcis unplaced genomic scaffold, ALMONDv2, whole genome shotgun sequence:
- the LOC117612830 gene encoding protein sym-1-like, with translation MAPNPVSLARKTPLLNRFVGFSRRPSLHSGPQSRIAANPVQIRGFRSSSLSHCHSHAPHSHSYCLNSGNGVVFKDLGRSEIGFRQLGFDRFRLSVVSDGGSGGTGGYGGSGDGNYGGRGEGGAGDGGRGENNWSLLSWYLDLLAKYPVSTKALTSAFLTLIGDVICQLVIDKSPDLDLKRTFLFTLLGLVLVGPTLHFWYLYLSKLVTTPGASGAFQRLLLDQFIFSPIFIGVFLSTLMTLEGKPSQVVPKLQQEWFSAVLANWQLWIPFQFLNFRFVPQQFQVLAANSISLIWNVILSFKAHKEVLQK, from the exons ATGGCTCCAAACCCTGTATCACTCGCTCGTAAAACCCCTCTCCTAAACCGTTTCGTGGGTTTTTCTCGTAGACCCTCTTTGCATTCTGGTCCTCAGTCTAGGATTGCAGCAAACCCTGTTCAGATAAGGGGCTTTAGAAGCTCTTCTTTGAGCCATTGCCACTCACATGCTCCGCATTCTCATTCATATTGCCTGAATTCTGGCAATGGAGTCGTGTTTAAGGACTTGGGTCGTTCTGAAATCGGTTTTAGGCAGCTGGGTTTTGACCGGTTTCGTCTCTCCGTCGTTTCGGATGGTGGGTCGGGTGGAACTGGTGGATATGGCGGTTCTGGTGATGGAAATTATGGTGGCAGAGGTGAAGGAGGTGCCGGAGATGGTGGTCGTGGTGAAAACAATTGGTCGTTGCTCTCTTG GTATTTGGATCTTCTTGCAAAGTATCCAGTGTCAACAAAAGCTCTTACGTCTGCCTTTTTAACTCTCATTGGAGATGTGATCTGCCAG CTTGTGATTGATAAATCTCCGGACCTGGACTTGAAAAGAACATTCTTGTTTACTCTGTTGGGGCTGGTGTTAGTAGGTCCGACGTTGCATTTCTG GTATTTGTATCTAAGCAAACTGGTAACAACGCCTGGAGCATCAGGTGCATTCCAGCGCCTTCTACTTGATCAG TTTATTTTCTCTCCTATATTCATTGGAGTTTTCTTATCAACATTGATGACACTGGAGGGAAAACCTTCACAAGTTGTTCCCAAGCTTCAACAG GAGTGGTTTTCTGCTGTTCTCGCTAATTGGCAACTGTGGATACCTTTCCAGTTTCTTAACTTTCGGTTTGTCCCACAGCAATTCCAG gTCCTTGCTGCTAATTCCATTTCTTTGATATGGAATGTTATCCTCTCGTTTAAAGCTCACAAAGAGGTTCTTCAAAAATAG